A window of the Zeugodacus cucurbitae isolate PBARC_wt_2022May chromosome 4, idZeuCucr1.2, whole genome shotgun sequence genome harbors these coding sequences:
- the LOC105217637 gene encoding glutactin, producing MASLTVLLSILCSLLIPVSCSLDPKDVISPNILVNLHGQGVVIGNTNTTAWTGQSYMQFRGVPYAESPSGELRYKPPVPRKPWSTPLQATDYGRICPQLFTYNRLSPDKLQGDLEDCLTLNIFTKSLNAKQPVMVYVHGGSLQVGFASDHKPDYLLEENIVLVVIQYRLGILGFSGTKTPDMSGNFGLMDILLALQWVQEHISAFGGDSSKVTVFGESAGGELGGALLISPKTPPSAFHRLIIQSGSIVDRLATNMEPLAQVERVCRALKCAHCDLIDQSQQCLKSAPVMDLLKAAEGERFGLIIGDHYGTMPEHPAKLIEKTKKNVPLLTGFTKHDGAIVLGFLYDDFKASHPDFNSVRVADFATAIMTWMNDTTGLTNNAMQRLLFPAYLWHNSDHRRALPAYFDLVNILFFKSVMLGFTNKLFEKTEQSPIYFYTFDYAGEKTNFGFDLGNSQYPFNGGVHHTDELIYLFAMKPPLNAKDTEVAKKMVSLWVSFAKDGVPKVPDGPQIAPMECNRGPYFHIDKEIRMDNDILKEFTATIDDPNNKNLDRPSKMW from the exons ATGGCTTCTCTTACTGTGCTCCTGAGCATACTCTGCTCATTGCTTATTCCTGTCAGTTGTTCTCTTGACCCAAAGGATGTAATATCGCCAAATATTCTAGTGAATTTGCATGGCCAAGGTGTGGTGATCGGCAATACCAATACTACAGCATGGACTGGTCAAAGTTATATGCAATTCCGCGGTGTACCCTATGCAGAGTCCCCAAGTGGAGAGCTAAGATATAAG CCACCGGTACCACGAAAACCATGGTCAACGCCGCTTCAAGCCACCGACTATGGCCGCATTTGTCCACAACTGTTCACGTACAACCGTCTGTCGCCGGATAAACTGCAGGGGGATCTGGAAGATTGTCTTaccttaaatattttcacaaaatcg TTAAATGCCAAACAACCAGTTATGGTCTACGTACATGGCGGTAGCTTACAAGTGGGATTCGCCAGTGACCACAAACCTGATTATTTGCTCGAAGAGAATATTGTGCTCGTAGTGATCCAATATCGTCTGGGTATACTTGGATTTTCTGGTACAAAAACACCAGACATGTCTGGTAATTTCGGCTTAATGGACATACTATTGGCACTACAATGGGTACAAGAGCATATCTCCGCTTTTGGCGGTGACAGTTCAAAGGTTACTGTTTTTGGTGAGAGTGCAGGCGGTGAGTTGGGCGGTGCTTTGCTGATCAGCCCTAAAACACCACCCTCGGCTTTTCATCGGCTCATTATACAATCGGGCTCAATAGTGGATAGACTAGCTACGAATATGGAGCCGCTCGCGCAGGTGGAACGTGTTTGTCGCGCTTTGAAGTGTGCGCATTGCGATCTTATTGACCAATCGCAACAGTGTCTGAAAAGTGCGCCCGTTATGGATCTACTTAAGGCGGCGGAAGGC gAACGATTTGGCTTGATTATTGGCGACCATTATGGCACAATGCCCGAGCACCCGGCCAAACTTATTGAGAAAACCAAAAAGAATGTGCCTCTGTTGACTGGCTTTACGAAACACGATGGCGCGATTGTGTTAggct TCCTTTACGACGATTTCAAAGCGTCTCATCCCGATTTTAACAGTGTGAGAGTGGCAGATTTCGCTACCGCTATAATGACTTGGATGAACGATACAACCGGCTTGACTAATAATGCCATGCAACGCTTGTTATTCCCTGCGTATCTGTGGCACAATTCCGATCATAGACGCGCTCTACCCGCCTACTTCGAT CTCGTCAACATACTCTTCTTCAAATCGGTAATGCTGGGTtttacaaacaaactcttcGAGAAAACGGAACAGTCGCCCATCTACTTCTACACCTTCGATTATGCCGGTGAGAAGACCAATTTCGGCTTTGATTTGGGCAACTCACAGTATCCCTTTAACGGCGGAGTACATCACACTGACGAGCTGATTTATCTCTTCGCAATGAAGCCGCCTTTGAATGCGAAGGACACTGAGGTTGCGAAGAAGATGGTGTCGCTCTGGGTGTCCTTTGCCAAGGATGGTGTGCCGAAAGTGCCTGATGGGCCACAAATTGCGCCTATGGAAT GTAATCGCGGTCCTTACTTCCACATCGACAAGGAAATAAGAATGGACAACGATATATTGAAGGAATTCACCGCAACCATTGACGATCCGAATAACAAAAATCTGGATCGTCCCAGTAAAATGTGGTAG
- the Glg1_0 gene encoding Golgi apparatus protein 1 isoform X2 gives MRLQFALVLLLSAGATLSNSSNSDTSLAQLEHSLIDKPECKELQSLCAHLKQTDNVSVLECVSTFSSSQLEAVPDKCQHALWLQQRNMQTEKWVTNQLIPQHCAAQKQQLSSCGNAVSLWSCMHERAVRMEHSSECRAYILRSIATLFPDFDQLGDFLNACGSQLEQLECGRLNLERRSISQIETAQCLQETAADALDAKCKEELSTMEQQRKDLEFFEACGDDWRRLCGQETAGTAAAFKCLVKNKADPTMTRRCNEKIAQRDREIGKDYRLSHGLAKACKDDIKQYHCRRGVSEDKQVRLAQILLCLESVVKNGSLVSTECQTEINDHRRMLMHDFKLSPEILSDCADDIPKFCGDIEKGQVIRGGTVGNTDNGQVIHCLMEHARSKRRKDRRVTAQCQRSLEKLIKAADVGEDWRVDPVLRRACKPVVDVACRDTDAGEARVMSCLMERIGTPVMRPDCEQALMLIQYFVARDFKLDPQLYKHCHDDAIKYCRAKHVWDDVNDVQMDPERGPLILPCLHRIAYSDDENLALRKDCFKEVKRVMRQRAVSVDLIPEVEDECIEDLSIYCFDRTQKGAEMDCLQTNLEKLSPTCKKAVATYTEEEAEHIELNPVIMSVCINAMQTHCEHILKGEKDKGDMMDCLIAHKNDADLRQDLKCRAAIEHFQIISLKNYHFTYKFKTACRPHVTRFCASSTTKNDVVACLSEVMRNDTIRGQRHSIPKECRQQVKAQLYQQRESILLDPKLANACKKELETFCGGEKGPGQALECLQQNTQRLGSSCHHAIFLVKRSQLSDSGTDYTLVNTCKEMTYRFCNNADSDHLLDCLKTYKDDPLFDQRCHLVVVNRMIEQNTDYRFNPSLQLACGKNIDRYCSHIVATAQPNEELNGLVVQCLKDKFRESRLDYNCTQEMIKVLQEQALNYQLNPLLQNFCKSEIEVLCKASLQNREHGMVEECLKTAFLNHKIINRDCRVEVATLIAEAKADIHVDPILQEACTVDLLRYCSNVPSGNGRKLKCLQVLLKDQSKAMEEDCRMKLQKRIEMFRNADTVLAEPPENMEQLVSQVVSSPAKRFFLIIFMSAVGMIFMMGIFLGRVTKRAISTKNK, from the exons ATGCGTCTGCAATTTGCTTTGGTGTTGTTACTTTCAGCCGGCGCCACGCTGTCGAATTCCAGCAATTCAGACACTTCGTTAGCACAGCTAGAACATAGTCTCATCGACAAACCCGAGTGCAAGGAATTACAGTCACTTTGTGCACACCTCAAACAAACTGATAATGTGTCGGTGTTGGAGTGTGTGAGCACATTTTCTTCCAGTCAGCTGGAGGCTGTGCCAGATAAATGCCAACATGCTTTATGGTTGCAACAACGTAACATGCAGACGGAGAAGTGGGTTACCAATCAGCTAATCCCACAACACTGCGCTGCACAGAAACAACAACTATCATCTTGTGGCAATGCGGTGAGCTTGTGGAGCTGCATGCACGAGCGTGCAGTGCGTATGGAACATAGCAGCGAATGTCGCGCATACATACTGCGTTCCATTGCGACACTGTTTCCGGACTTTGATCAATTGGGCGACTTTTTGAATGCCTGTGGTTCGCAATTAGAACAATTGGAATGTGGGCGTTTAAACTTGGAGCGCAGAAGCATTTCACAAATTGAAACTGCGCAATGCTTACAAGAGACAGCAGCCGATGCACTTGATGCAAAATGCAAAGAGGAATTAAGTACAATGGAGCAACAGCGAAAAGATTTGGAATTTTTCGAAGCTTGTGGCGATGATTGGAGGCGCTTATGCGGGCAG GAAACTGCTGGTACAGCTGCGGCATTTAAATGTCTTGTTAAGAACAAAGCCGATCCCACAATGACACGTCGCTGCAACGAAAAAATTGCACAACGTGATCGGGAAATTGGAAAAGACTATCGGCTCTCGCATGGGCTCGCTAAAGCTTGTAAGGACGATATCAAACAATATCACTGTCGTCGTGGCGTATCCGAGGACAAACAAGTGCGTCTAGCACAAATCCTACTGTGTCTTGAATCGGTTGTGAAGAACGGCTCGCTGGTATCCACCGAGTGCCAAACGGAAATAAATGATCATCGTCGCATGCTGATGCACGATTTCAAATTGTCGCCGGAAATTCTAAGCGATTGCGCCGATGATATACCAAAGTTTTGTGGTGATATTGAAAAGGGACAGGTTATCAGAGGTGGTACGGTTGGAAACACTGATAACGGTCAAGTAATCCATTGCCTTATGGAACATGCACGCTCCAAACGTAGAAAGGATCGTCGTGTTACTGCGCAATGTCAGCGTTCTCTCGAGAAGTTAATAAAAGCTGCTGACGTGGGTGAGGATTGGCGAGTGGATCCGGTACTACGACGCGCTTGTAAACCAGTCGTTGATGTGGCTTGCCGCGACACAGATGCTGGCGAAGCACGTGTGATGTCCTGTCTGATGGAACGTATTGGCACACCAGTAATGCGGCCCGACTGCGAACAAGCGCTAATGCTGATACAATATTTTGTAGCACGTGATTTCAAACTGGATCCACAATTATATAAGCACTGTCACGACGATGCGATTAAGTATTGTCGCGCTAAACACGTATGGGATGACGTTAACGATGTGCAAATGGATCCAGAACGTGGGCCACTCATTTTACCTTGCTTGCATCGTATCGCCTACAGTGATGATGAAAATTTAGCACTGCGAAAGGACTGCTTCAAAGAGGTAAAACGCGTGATGCGTCAGCGGGCCGTATCTGTGGACCTTATACCTGAAGTGGAAGACGAATGCATCGAGGATTTGTCCATATATTGCTTTGATCGTACACAAAAAGGCGCTGAAATGGATTGTCTGCAGACGAATCTTGAAAAACTCTCACCGACGTGTAAA aaagCCGTTGCCACTTACACTGAAGAAGAGGCGGAGCACATTGAACTGAATCCGGTAATAATGTCGGTGTGCATAAACGCCATGCAAACACATTGCGAACACATACTGAAGGGCGAAAAGGACAAAGGCGACATGATGGATTGTTTAATTGCGCATAAAAATGACGCTGATCTGCGACAGGACCTCAAATGTCGTGCCgccattgaacactttcaaatcATCTCGCTGAAAAACTatcatttcacatacaaattcaAGACAGCTTGCCGTCCACATGTGACACGCTTTTGTGCATCGAGCACTACCAAAAATGATGTCGTCGCCTGCTTGAGCGAAGTTATGCGCAACGACACGATACGCGGCCAACGTCATTCAATACCAAAGGAGTGTCGCCAACAAGTCAAAGCGCAACTCTACCAACAGCGCGAATCCATATTACTAGACCCCAAGTTGGCAAATGCCTGCAAAAAGGAGCTTGAAACTTTTTGTGGCGGCGAGAAGGGCCCTGGTCAG GCCTTGGAGTGCTTGCAACAAAACACCCAACGTCTGGGAAGTTCCTGTCATCACGCTATTTTCTTGGTGAAAAGATCACAACTCTCCGATAGTGGCACCGACTACACTTTGGTCAACACATGCAAAGAAATGACTTATCGATTTTGTAACAATGCGGATTCCGACCATTTGCTGGACTGCCTCAAGACGTACAAAGATGACCCGCTCTTCGATCAGCGTTGCCACTTGGTTGTTGTAAACCGCATGATTGAGCAAAATACCGACTATCGTTTCAATCCGTCCCTGCAGCTCGCATGCGGCAAGAATATCGACCGTTATTGCTCGCATATCGTGGCCACCGCACAACCAAATGAAGAATTGAACGGCTTG GTTGTACAATGCTTGAAAGATAAATTCCGAGAATCGCGTTTGGACTACAACTGTACGCAAGAAATGATTAAAGTGCTGCAAGAGCAAGCCTTGAACTACCAACTCAATCCGCTCTTACAAAATTTCTGCAAATCAGAAATAGAAGTGCTGTGCAAGGCTAGTCTCCAAAACAGAGAACATGGTATGGTGGAAGAGTGTTTGAAAACAGCTTTTCTTAATCATAAGATCATAAATCGTGATTGCCGCGTTGAAGTGGCAACCTTAATAGCAGAAGCCAAAGCCGACATACACGTAGATCCCATACTACAAGAGGCATGCACCGTGGATCTGTTAAGATACTGTTCGAATGTGCCAAGTGGCAATGGTAGAA AATTGAAATGCTTGCAAGTCTTACTGAAAGATCAGTCGAAGGCGATGGAAGAAGATTGTCGCATGAAGCTACAGAAACGTATCGAAATGTTCCGCAATGCAGATACg GTACTCGCCGAACCGCCAGAAAATATGGAACAACTGGTTAGTCAGGTTGTTTCCTCGCCAGCGAAAAGATTCTTCTTAATCATATTCATGTCCGCTGTGGGCATGATTTTCATGATGGGAATCTTCTTGGGACGTGTAACCAAACGCGCAATCAgcaccaaaaataaataa
- the Glg1_0 gene encoding Golgi apparatus protein 1 isoform X1 — protein MRLQFALVLLLSAGATLSNSSNSDTSLAQLEHSLIDKPECKELQSLCAHLKQTDNVSVLECVSTFSSSQLEAVPDKCQHALWLQQRNMQTEKWVTNQLIPQHCAAQKQQLSSCGNAVSLWSCMHERAVRMEHSSECRAYILRSIATLFPDFDQLGDFLNACGSQLEQLECGRLNLERRSISQIETAQCLQETAADALDAKCKEELSTMEQQRKDLEFFEACGDDWRRLCGQETAGTAAAFKCLVKNKADPTMTRRCNEKIAQRDREIGKDYRLSHGLAKACKDDIKQYHCRRGVSEDKQVRLAQILLCLESVVKNGSLVSTECQTEINDHRRMLMHDFKLSPEILSDCADDIPKFCGDIEKGQVIRGGTVGNTDNGQVIHCLMEHARSKRRKDRRVTAQCQRSLEKLIKAADVGEDWRVDPVLRRACKPVVDVACRDTDAGEARVMSCLMERIGTPVMRPDCEQALMLIQYFVARDFKLDPQLYKHCHDDAIKYCRAKHVWDDVNDVQMDPERGPLILPCLHRIAYSDDENLALRKDCFKEVKRVMRQRAVSVDLIPEVEDECIEDLSIYCFDRTQKGAEMDCLQTNLEKLSPTCKKAVATYTEEEAEHIELNPVIMSVCINAMQTHCEHILKGEKDKGDMMDCLIAHKNDADLRQDLKCRAAIEHFQIISLKNYHFTYKFKTACRPHVTRFCASSTTKNDVVACLSEVMRNDTIRGQRHSIPKECRQQVKAQLYQQRESILLDPKLANACKKELETFCGGEKGPGQVNNNALECLQQNTQRLGSSCHHAIFLVKRSQLSDSGTDYTLVNTCKEMTYRFCNNADSDHLLDCLKTYKDDPLFDQRCHLVVVNRMIEQNTDYRFNPSLQLACGKNIDRYCSHIVATAQPNEELNGLVVQCLKDKFRESRLDYNCTQEMIKVLQEQALNYQLNPLLQNFCKSEIEVLCKASLQNREHGMVEECLKTAFLNHKIINRDCRVEVATLIAEAKADIHVDPILQEACTVDLLRYCSNVPSGNGRKLKCLQVLLKDQSKAMEEDCRMKLQKRIEMFRNADTVLAEPPENMEQLVSQVVSSPAKRFFLIIFMSAVGMIFMMGIFLGRVTKRAISTKNK, from the exons ATGCGTCTGCAATTTGCTTTGGTGTTGTTACTTTCAGCCGGCGCCACGCTGTCGAATTCCAGCAATTCAGACACTTCGTTAGCACAGCTAGAACATAGTCTCATCGACAAACCCGAGTGCAAGGAATTACAGTCACTTTGTGCACACCTCAAACAAACTGATAATGTGTCGGTGTTGGAGTGTGTGAGCACATTTTCTTCCAGTCAGCTGGAGGCTGTGCCAGATAAATGCCAACATGCTTTATGGTTGCAACAACGTAACATGCAGACGGAGAAGTGGGTTACCAATCAGCTAATCCCACAACACTGCGCTGCACAGAAACAACAACTATCATCTTGTGGCAATGCGGTGAGCTTGTGGAGCTGCATGCACGAGCGTGCAGTGCGTATGGAACATAGCAGCGAATGTCGCGCATACATACTGCGTTCCATTGCGACACTGTTTCCGGACTTTGATCAATTGGGCGACTTTTTGAATGCCTGTGGTTCGCAATTAGAACAATTGGAATGTGGGCGTTTAAACTTGGAGCGCAGAAGCATTTCACAAATTGAAACTGCGCAATGCTTACAAGAGACAGCAGCCGATGCACTTGATGCAAAATGCAAAGAGGAATTAAGTACAATGGAGCAACAGCGAAAAGATTTGGAATTTTTCGAAGCTTGTGGCGATGATTGGAGGCGCTTATGCGGGCAG GAAACTGCTGGTACAGCTGCGGCATTTAAATGTCTTGTTAAGAACAAAGCCGATCCCACAATGACACGTCGCTGCAACGAAAAAATTGCACAACGTGATCGGGAAATTGGAAAAGACTATCGGCTCTCGCATGGGCTCGCTAAAGCTTGTAAGGACGATATCAAACAATATCACTGTCGTCGTGGCGTATCCGAGGACAAACAAGTGCGTCTAGCACAAATCCTACTGTGTCTTGAATCGGTTGTGAAGAACGGCTCGCTGGTATCCACCGAGTGCCAAACGGAAATAAATGATCATCGTCGCATGCTGATGCACGATTTCAAATTGTCGCCGGAAATTCTAAGCGATTGCGCCGATGATATACCAAAGTTTTGTGGTGATATTGAAAAGGGACAGGTTATCAGAGGTGGTACGGTTGGAAACACTGATAACGGTCAAGTAATCCATTGCCTTATGGAACATGCACGCTCCAAACGTAGAAAGGATCGTCGTGTTACTGCGCAATGTCAGCGTTCTCTCGAGAAGTTAATAAAAGCTGCTGACGTGGGTGAGGATTGGCGAGTGGATCCGGTACTACGACGCGCTTGTAAACCAGTCGTTGATGTGGCTTGCCGCGACACAGATGCTGGCGAAGCACGTGTGATGTCCTGTCTGATGGAACGTATTGGCACACCAGTAATGCGGCCCGACTGCGAACAAGCGCTAATGCTGATACAATATTTTGTAGCACGTGATTTCAAACTGGATCCACAATTATATAAGCACTGTCACGACGATGCGATTAAGTATTGTCGCGCTAAACACGTATGGGATGACGTTAACGATGTGCAAATGGATCCAGAACGTGGGCCACTCATTTTACCTTGCTTGCATCGTATCGCCTACAGTGATGATGAAAATTTAGCACTGCGAAAGGACTGCTTCAAAGAGGTAAAACGCGTGATGCGTCAGCGGGCCGTATCTGTGGACCTTATACCTGAAGTGGAAGACGAATGCATCGAGGATTTGTCCATATATTGCTTTGATCGTACACAAAAAGGCGCTGAAATGGATTGTCTGCAGACGAATCTTGAAAAACTCTCACCGACGTGTAAA aaagCCGTTGCCACTTACACTGAAGAAGAGGCGGAGCACATTGAACTGAATCCGGTAATAATGTCGGTGTGCATAAACGCCATGCAAACACATTGCGAACACATACTGAAGGGCGAAAAGGACAAAGGCGACATGATGGATTGTTTAATTGCGCATAAAAATGACGCTGATCTGCGACAGGACCTCAAATGTCGTGCCgccattgaacactttcaaatcATCTCGCTGAAAAACTatcatttcacatacaaattcaAGACAGCTTGCCGTCCACATGTGACACGCTTTTGTGCATCGAGCACTACCAAAAATGATGTCGTCGCCTGCTTGAGCGAAGTTATGCGCAACGACACGATACGCGGCCAACGTCATTCAATACCAAAGGAGTGTCGCCAACAAGTCAAAGCGCAACTCTACCAACAGCGCGAATCCATATTACTAGACCCCAAGTTGGCAAATGCCTGCAAAAAGGAGCTTGAAACTTTTTGTGGCGGCGAGAAGGGCCCTGGTCAGGTGAATAATAAT GCCTTGGAGTGCTTGCAACAAAACACCCAACGTCTGGGAAGTTCCTGTCATCACGCTATTTTCTTGGTGAAAAGATCACAACTCTCCGATAGTGGCACCGACTACACTTTGGTCAACACATGCAAAGAAATGACTTATCGATTTTGTAACAATGCGGATTCCGACCATTTGCTGGACTGCCTCAAGACGTACAAAGATGACCCGCTCTTCGATCAGCGTTGCCACTTGGTTGTTGTAAACCGCATGATTGAGCAAAATACCGACTATCGTTTCAATCCGTCCCTGCAGCTCGCATGCGGCAAGAATATCGACCGTTATTGCTCGCATATCGTGGCCACCGCACAACCAAATGAAGAATTGAACGGCTTG GTTGTACAATGCTTGAAAGATAAATTCCGAGAATCGCGTTTGGACTACAACTGTACGCAAGAAATGATTAAAGTGCTGCAAGAGCAAGCCTTGAACTACCAACTCAATCCGCTCTTACAAAATTTCTGCAAATCAGAAATAGAAGTGCTGTGCAAGGCTAGTCTCCAAAACAGAGAACATGGTATGGTGGAAGAGTGTTTGAAAACAGCTTTTCTTAATCATAAGATCATAAATCGTGATTGCCGCGTTGAAGTGGCAACCTTAATAGCAGAAGCCAAAGCCGACATACACGTAGATCCCATACTACAAGAGGCATGCACCGTGGATCTGTTAAGATACTGTTCGAATGTGCCAAGTGGCAATGGTAGAA AATTGAAATGCTTGCAAGTCTTACTGAAAGATCAGTCGAAGGCGATGGAAGAAGATTGTCGCATGAAGCTACAGAAACGTATCGAAATGTTCCGCAATGCAGATACg GTACTCGCCGAACCGCCAGAAAATATGGAACAACTGGTTAGTCAGGTTGTTTCCTCGCCAGCGAAAAGATTCTTCTTAATCATATTCATGTCCGCTGTGGGCATGATTTTCATGATGGGAATCTTCTTGGGACGTGTAACCAAACGCGCAATCAgcaccaaaaataaataa
- the LOC105217421 gene encoding E3 ubiquitin-protein ligase NRDP1, with protein MGYDLHRFQGEVDEELTCPICSGVLEEPLQAAMCEHAFCRACINEWLTRQPTCPVDRNALNTANLRAVPRILRNLLSRLSITCDNAPYGCTLVLKLDALNSHLEECEHNPKRPLPCEKGCGFVIPKDELKDHNCLRELRSMIHQQQLKMGELKTEIGDQNLVINELKRELQLFKDFMRAMRVSNPAMRAIADQMERDEVIRWSSTLSRARVTRWGGMISTPDDALQMMIKRALSESGCPPHILDNLMENCHERRWPRGLSSLETRQNNRRIYDNYVCRRIPGKQAVLVLSCDNAHMSEDVMVEPGLVMIFAHGIE; from the exons ATGGGTTACGATTTGCATCGCTTTCAGGGTGAAGTGGATGAAGAACTCACTTGCCCCATATGCTCAGGTGTTCTTGAAGAGCCGCTACAG GCGGCAATGTGTGAACATGCTTTTTGTCGTGCGTGCATTAACGAATGGCTCACCCGTCAGCCCACCTGCCCAGTAGACCGCAACGCATTAAACACCGCTAATTTGCGCGCCGTGCCGCGTATACTTCGCAATCTGCTTTCACG ACTTTCCATCACCTGCGATAATGCGCCATACGGTTGCACATTAGTACTCAAGCTGGATGCATTGAACTCTCATCTGGAAGAGTGTGAACACAACCCAAAACGTCCATTGCCGTGTGAGAAGGGGTGTGGTTTTGTTATACCGAAGGACGAGCTTAAGGATCACAATTGCTTGCGAGAATTGCGTTCTATGATACATCAACAGCAGTTGAAAATGGGAGAGCTTAAGACAGAAATTGGTGATCAGAATTTGGTCATCAATGAGTTGAAGCGTGAGTTGCAACTATTTAAAGACTTTATGCGCGCAATGCGTGTCTCCAATCCAGCTATGCGTGCGATTGCCGATCAGATGGAACGCGATGAGGTAATACGCTGGAGTTCGACTTTGTCACGTGCACGTGTAACACGCTGGGGCGGTATGATCTCAACACCGGATGATGCACTACAG ATGATGATAAAACGTGCATTGTCCGAATCTGGCTGTCCACCACATATACTGGATAATCTAATGGAGAATTGCCACGAAAGACGCTGGCCACGGGGCTTGAGCTCACTAGAGACGCGACAGAATAATAGACGCATCTACGATAACTACGTCTGCCGACGTATACCAG GTAAACAAGCTGTGTTGGTTTTAAGCTGCGATAATGCTCATATGTCCGAAGACGTAATGGTCGAACCGGGTTTGGTGATGATTTTTGCTCATGGCATTGAATGA
- the LOC105217338 gene encoding uncharacterized protein LOC105217338, whose translation MNFLTLSATLMLFAACVTAASLNVVSEDNTPSAPLPINGAAVDEVLVESSLRIKPKANLRGQARRVRSIPFEMPLNSASLLEHVRVKRAPQSGQSQATAAADANSHYFGPQGSGSSAANAGSQAFNTFSQLGSFGASSAGTLTQASQSGIFGSQNSGAASMSQVYKLPNGQVINFASTNSFANGPKGNQANSRGSAVSVSQ comes from the exons ATGAATTTCCTAACACTTTCGGCTACCTTAATGCTCTTCGCAGCATGCGTCACGGCAGCTAGTTTGAATGTTGTCAGCGAGGATAATACACCCAGTGCGCCGTTAC CGATCAATGGCGCTGCTGTCGATGAAGTGCTGGTTGAGTCTTCGCTCCGTATCAAGCCAAAAGCCAATTTGCGTGGCCAGGCGCGACGTGTGCGCAGCATACCCTTCGAAATGCCCTTGAACAGCGCCTCATTGCTGGAGCATGTGCGTGTCAAGCGTGCGCCACAATCGGGGCAATCGCAGGCGACCGCTGCAGCTGATGCGAACAGTCACTATTTCGGACCGCAAGGCTCTGGTTCATCTGCCGCCAATGCTGGTTCGCAGGCGTTCAACACTTTCAGTCAACTCGGTTCGTTTGGTGCCTCCTCGGCGGGCACACTGACACAAGCTTCGCAGTCGGGTATTTTTGGTTCTCAAAACTCTGGCGCTGCTTCGATGAGCCAAGTTTATAAGCTGCCCAACGGACAGGTGATCAACTTTGCCAGCACGAATAGCTTTGCCAATGGCCCGAAAGGCAATCAAGCGAACAGCCGTGGTTCAGCGGTGTCTGTTagtcaataa